The sequence below is a genomic window from Polaribacter vadi.
ACAATTCGTCTTTTAATTTCTTTAATCCTTCTTCTGAATAATAAGATACGTCACTCATAGTTTTTTAATTTAAAAAATCCCATTGCCTTCACAGGAATGAGATTTGATTACAAATGTACAAAATATTTGTAACTTGCAATCGTTTTTGTAAAAACACACATTTAATATGTATAAAAAAATAATACTTTTAGTTTGTATAACCCTGTTTGTAAATTGCTCTGACACAACCAATTTAACAAACTGTATAAGATCTATTAATTTAAGTACAGTAACAGATTTAAACAACCCTAGTATGATAAATGCGCAAACTCCTGGAGGTTTTGCAGAACTTCCTGGAGGTGTAAAAGGCATTTTATTATTTAATAAAAATGGTACTGATTTTGTAGCTTTCGATAAATTATGCCCAAAAAACGAGTGTACTACTCCAATGGTTCTTGAAGGCAGAGTTTTAACATGTTCTTGCCATGAAAGTAAATATAGCGTAGATTTTGGTGGTGCTCCACAAACTGATGGTTTTGAGTGCCCAGCAATTGAATATAAAGTTACAAAAAACGGAAGTACAATTCGAATCAGTAATTTTTAATAGTTTCTTACTTTTTAGATGCTTATTTTTGCTGAAACACAACAATAACAAACGTGAAAAACTATTTTTCTTCAAATTTTAAATTAGGTATTTTAGGTGGTGGACAATTAGGTAGAATGCTGTTGGCAGAAACTCAAAAATTCGATATCCATACATCCATTTTAGAAAGTAATAAAAATGCGCCTTGTGCAGAAATTTGCAACACTTTTGTAGTTGGAGATTTGCTAGATTTTGAGGCTGTTTACAATTTTGGTAAAACTGTTGATGTACTAACCATAGAGATTGAAAACGTAAATTTAGATGCCCTTGACAAACTAGAGGATGAAGGTTTAACCATTTATCCAAAACCTAGAGATTTACGAATTATTCAAAGTAAAGCAAGGCAAAAAAACTTTTATGTTGATCATCAAATTCCAACAGCTGAGTTTTCTCATTACGCATATTTGCAAGAATTAATACATTCTTACGAAAATGATATTATCGATTTTCCTTTTGTTTGGAAAGCTGCACGATTTGGTTATGATGGAAATGGCGTTAAAATTGTTAGGAACATTACAGATTTACAAAGCCTACCAAAAGTAGAATGTATTACAGAAAAATTAATTCCGTTTAAAAACGAATTGGCTGTAATTGTGGCAAGAAATGCGGCTGGAGAAACAAAAACATATCCTGTTGTGGAAATGGAATTTCATCCTGAAGCAAACCAAGTAGAATATGTAATTTGTCCAGCAAGAATCGATTTTAAAGTGGCAGAAAAAGCTAGAGAAGTCGCTTTAAATGTGGTTAGTAAATTAGATTTTGTTGGTTTATTAGCGGTTGAAATGTTTCAAACTGCAGATGATAAAATTTTGGTAAACGAAGTTGCTCCAAGACCACATAATTCTGGCCACTATTCAATTGAAGCGAGTTATACCAATCAATTTGAGCAACATTTACGTGCTGTTTTAAACCTTCCTCTAGGAAATACAGCCAGCAAAGTTGCAGGAATTATGGTAAATCTTGTTGGTGAAGAAGGTTTTTCTGGTGATGTAATTTACGAAAACATCGAAGAAATTTTAAAGATTGATGGAGTTACACCTCATATTTATGGGAAAAAAGAAACACGTCCTTTTAGAAAAATGGGTCATGTAACGATTGTAAATGCTGATATTGATAAAGCCAGAGAAATTGCACAGAAAGTAAAAGAAACAATTAGGGTTATAAGTAAGTAAATATGATAGGAATAATAATGGGAAGCGATTCAGATCTTCCAATAATGCAAGAAGCAATTGATATTTTAGAGAGTTTTGATATCGCTATTGAAGTAGATATTGTGTCTGCTCACAGAACTCCAGAAAAATTAGTTGAGTATTCTAAAAATGCTCATTTACGTGGAATAAAAGTAATTATTGCTGGTGCTGGAGGTGCAGCTCATTTACCAGGAATGGTGGCAAGTATGAGTCCTTTGCCTGTAATTGGAGTTCCTGTAAAAAGCAGAAATTCTATTGATGGTTGGGATTCTGTTTTATCGATTTTACAAATGCCTGGAGGTGTTCCTGTTGCAACAGTAGCTTTAGATGGCGCAAAAAATGCAGGTATTTTAGCTGCACAAATTATCGGAACTTCAGATAAATGTGTGTTAGATAAAATTATTACCTACAAAGAAGGTTTAAAATTAAAGGTTGAACAAGCAGCGAAAAGAATTCAAAATTCTTAGTTTAAAATTTAAAGTTAATCAACTACTTATTCTTATTTTTATGCCATAAATTCACTACTATTTATTTGTGAAATTATGGCATATTTCATTTAATGAAAAATTTAAAATTATTGTTTAAGATTCAGAATTTAATCTTGAATTTTAAATATTAAACCTTGAACACAAAAACATGAATCCACTTTTACAAGATTTTAATACAGCTCCATTTTCTAAAATTAAAGCCGAACACTATAAACCAGCCATTAAAAAAGGTATCGAAATTGCCAAAGCAGAAATTGATGCCATTGTAAATAATACTGATGCTCCAACTTTTGAAAACACCACAGTTGCTTTAGATTTTTCTGGGGATAAATTAAGCAGAATTACCAGTATTTTTTTCAATTTAAATTCGGCAGAAACTAATGATGAAATTCAGAAAATTGCACAAGAAGTTTCTCCTTGGTTGAGTGAGTTTAGTAACGACATCACTTTAAATGAAGAGTTATTTAAAAGAGTAAAATCGGTTTTTGATGATAAAGAAAATTTAGATTTATCACCAGAACAAAAAATGTTGTTGGATAAACAATACAAAGGTTTTGCAAGAAATGGAGCCAATTTAAACAATGCTGATAAAACAAAGCTTCGTGAAATTGATGCTAAACTATCTAAATTATCTTTACAATTTGGTGAAAATGTGTTGGCAGAAACTAATGCTTTTGAAATGCATTTAACTGACGAAAAAGATGTTTCTGGCTTACCTGAAAGTGTAAAAGAAGCAGCTCATCAATTAGCTAAAGAGCAAGAAAAAGAAGGTTATATTTTTACGTTGCAATACCCAAGCTACATTCCGTTTTTAACGTATGCAGATAATAGAGAATTGCGAAAAGAAATGGCAATTGCTGCTGGTAAAAAAGCGTTTCAAGACAACAAATTCAATAACGAAAAAAACGTTTTAGAAATTGTAAATCTTCGTCAGCAAAGAGCAAATTTATTAGGGTATAAAACGCATGCTCATTTTGTTTTAGAAGAAAGAATGGCTGTTTCACCAGAAAAAGTAATCGCTTTTTCTAATAACTTATTGACAAAAGCAAAACCTGCTGCTAAAAAAGAATTCGAAAACTTAGAAAAATTCGCCAAAAATTTAGATGGAATTGATCAACTTCAAAAATGGGATGGTGCTTATTATTCAGAAAAGCTGAAGAAAGAATTATTCGATTTAGATCAAGAAATTTTAAAACCTTATTTTAAATTAGAAAATGTAATTGATGGTGTTTTTGAAATCGCAAATCGTTTATATGATTTAAATTTTGAAGAAGTTTTTAACATCGACAAATATCATCCTGAAGTAAAAACGTATAATGTTACTGATTCAAAGGGTAATTTTATTTCCGTTTTTTATGCTGATTATCATCCAAGGAAAGGAAAACGAAATGGTGCTTGGATGACGAGTTACAAATCTCAATATGTAAAAGATGGTGTAAATGAAAGACCTCATGTTTCTATTGTTTGTAATTTCACAAAACCAACAGCTACAAAACCTTCTTTATTAACTTTTAATGAAGTTACTACGTTGTTCCATGAATTTGGACACGCTTTGCATGGCATGTTAGCAAACACGACTTATAATAGTTTATCTGGAACGTCTGTTTCTTGGGATTTTGTTGAATTACCAAGTCAGATTTTTGAGAACTGGTGTTATGAAAAAGAAGCTTTAGAGTTGTTTGCAAAACATTATGAAACTGGCGAAATTATCCCAATGAAATATGTGGAGAAAATAAAAGAATCTGCAAGTTTTCATGAAGGAATGCAAACTTTACGTCAATTAAGTTTTGGGTTGTTAGATATGAAATGGCATTCTGAAAATCCATCAGCAATAAAAAGTATAAAAGAGTTTGAAAATGATGCTTTTGCTGATACAAAACTATATCCTGATGTTGCAGAAAATGCAATGAGCACATCATTTTCGCACATTTTTCAAGGAGGTTATTCTGCTGGATATTATTCTTACAAATGGGCTGAAGTTTTAGATGCTGATGCTTTTGAATATTTCCTAGAAAAAGGAATTTTTAACAAAGAAGTTGCTACTAAATTCAAAGAAAACATTTTATCGAAAGGTGGCACAGAAAAACCAATGGAATTGTACAAACGTTTTAGAGGTCAAGAGCCAAAACCAGATGCACTTTTAAAAAGAGCTGGATTGATTTAGTAAAAAGTTACATAAATTTGTATTTTTATTATCAAATGAAAAATAAAATTTTACTTTTATATCTTTTATTTTCTGTTTCAATTTCATCGCAAATTGTTATTAAAGGTACTGTTTATCAAAATAATGAGCCCTTGGAAAATGTTGCTGTGTATTTAAATAGTACAATGCTTGGAACAACAACAAACGGAAAAGGTGAATTTTCTCTTCCTGTTAAAGAGGGGCATTATGAATTGATTGTGTCTTATTTGGGTTTTAAAAAAATTAATTACACTTTAAATACTCAAGATTATAAAAAACCATTGAAGTTTTATTTAGAAGAAGAAGAAAGTGTTTTAGGTGAAGTGATTATAAGAAAATCCATCTATGATAGAGCATGGAGAAAAAATTTGAAAATTTTTGAAAAGAATTTCATTGGTGAAAGTAAGTTAGCAAAACATTGTAAAATTGTAAACCCTAAGGATATATATTTTAAATATGATGAAAATAAAAAAATATTACAAGCATTTGCTAGAAAACCTATAATAATTGAGAATAAAGGTTTAGGGTACTCTATAGTTTACGAATTGGTTTATTTTTATAGAAGCGAAGAGTACACCTCTTATTTGGGCTATTCTAAATATCAAGAATTAGAAGGAAATAAACGAAAAATCAAATATTGGGAAAGAAAAAGACTAGAGGCATATAATGGTTCTCCTAGACATTTTTACAAATCTTTGTTAGAAAACAACTTAATGGAAGATGGATTTAGAGTTGATTTATTTGAAAGAATTCCAAACCCAAAAAGACCCTCAGAAGAAGAGGTAGAGAAAGCCAAGGAAATTTTAGGAGAAAATATAAAAATTCCAAGAAATTGGTATATTGAGGATAAAAAGATTCTCACAGCTAAAGATTCAGCAATGATTGTTTTAAATAATAATAACCTACCATTATATGAACATACAACCTATGATTTTAATATTGAAAGAAGTAGAATCATAGGATTTTATAAAAATACAAATTACCTTTTATTTGAAGATAATATGCTTGTATATTATATAAGAGAAGAAAAAGAACAAGCATTTTTAGAAACACAAACATTTGAAGAAAAAGAGTTATCGATTTTTCAACCTTCTTTAGTAATACCCATTAAAAAACCAGTAATTCTTAATGATAATGGAACTTTAAAAAACCCATTAAATGTTATGTATTTTGGTTATTGGTCTTATGAAAAATTTGCAAATTCTTTGCCTTTAAATTATGACCCAACTTTCAGTAAGCAGTAATTCTGTTGGCAGTCAGTTTTCTACTGGAAACTGCGACTGTGAAATGAAAAACTGTTAATAACTGCAAACTAAAGACTGTTTTTACTGATGACTATTTTTAACCTCAATCCATTTACTCATAAACTTAGTAGCTTGTAAAGTTTGATGCTGTAACAAACTTCCCAAAAAGTTTTGTGTTCTATGATTTTCTAAATTATCTTGAATTTCTATAATTCTATTGATAAAAACCGGACTTAACTTTTCTTTATCGAATACATAATTGATAATATTTATTCCTGTTTCTTGCGAAACTTGCCACATTTCTTTATTTCTATACAATTCAGCTGCCATCAATGCAAAATCAGAAAACTTATCATTTACAAAACCTGGCCAAGGAAATCGATCACACATTCCTTCTGCACCAATAGTTGTGGTTACACTTGGGGTTCCACAAACCATTGCTTCTGTTAATTTTCCTTTGATGCCTGCTCCAAAACGTAAAGGCGCTAAAAGAACTCTAGCATTTTCAATAACTTCTGTTGAGTTTTCTGCAAAACCTTTTACAATAAAACCTTCTTTTTTATTGTGCAATTCTTGTATTTGCTGATTTACATAAGCACCATAAATATGAACTTCTGCTTTTGGAAGATATTCTCTTATTTCACTCCAAATTGCATTTTTTAAAGTAATAACTGCATCAACATTTGGTTTATGAAAAAAGTTACCAATAAAAACAAAATGTTCTCTTTGCTCAAAAGTTTTCCATTTTTTAGATTGATGTTCATCAATCTTATCCAACAAAAAAGGTAAATAATAGAGAATATTTGCATCAATCTTAAAAACCGATTTTAGCAAATCCATTTCATAAGTTGAAATAATTAAAGATAAATCGCATCTTAAAATGGAGGCGATTTCTCTTTTTGTATCATTAGATTTTAATAAAGCTTCGTTGGTAAAATCTTCTCCTTTTTTTAATTGTTGATGACGAACTTTGCGTAAAAAATGTAAATCTTCTGTATCTAAAATTCTTAGTGCATTTGAGCAATTTTCTGCAACTCGCCAACCAAATTGTTCCTCAGTCATAAATCGATCAAAAAGAACGATTGTTGGTTTTAGCTCAATGATAAAATCATCAAAAGAAGTCGAATTTAATTCGATAGTAACTTCATCTACATGTAAAGAAGTTAAGTTTGTAGCTTTTTCTGATTTTTGTGCAGTAGATGCAAAAGTTACTTTATAATTTTCATTTAAGAACAATTCAATCAACTGCAACATTCTACTGCCAGCAGCAGAAGAATTGGGCTCAACCCAAACTGTTCCAAGTATTAAAATATGTTGTTTCACTTATTCTGCGCTCATTTGTTGCTTATATTCTGCTTGCACTTTTTTGCCCCAAGTTACAATGGCATCCACTTGTTCTTGTGTTAAATTTGCTTCATCATGAGTCCAAGTATAAGAATCTAATGGCATTTCGCCTTTTTCTACTTCTTCATGCAATTCATCCATTTTATGTTCTTTTTTCTTTAAAGAATATTCACTCCATTTAGAAAAATCAAGATGCTTTTTTCCGTCTTTTATATGCTCATCCAACCAATAATTAACAGGTGTAATTGAGTTATACCAAGGATAATTTGTTTTTGCAGAGTGGCAATCAAAACAACTTGTTTTCATAATAGTCAACACTTCTTCTGTAGGATTTGTTTCTGCTACAAATGCATTTACAGTATCAATATTTCCATCGTTTTTTTCAGGTCCAAAAAACTGAGCAATTATTAATATCAACAATAATGCAATTCCTATTTTCTTTAAAATTTTCATGAGATAAAATTTATAGATTAACAAAAGGTAAATCTACATAATTTGAATAGTATTCTCTAAAATATCCTTATTTTTGTTGTTTAAATGTCAATTAAAAAACATCACATGAAATACGATATTATTGTTATTGGTTCTGGACCTGGAGGATATATTGCTGCAATTAGAGCATCACAATTAGGAAAAAAAGTGGCAATTATTGAAAAATACAGCACTTTAGGAGGAACTTGTTTAAATGTTGGTTGTATTCCGTCTAAAGCATTATTAGATTCTTCTCATCATTTTTACGATGCTGTTCATCATTTTGAAGAACATGGAATTTCGGTTGAAAAGCCAAGCTTCGATTTTACAAAAATGGTTGCAAGAAAAGCCAGTGTTGTAGAAACTACAACTGGTGGAATTAAATATTTAATGGACAAAAATAATATTGATGTTTTTGAAGGTTTAGGTTCTTTTGAAGATGCAACACATGTAAAAATAGCTAAAAATGATGGTTCATCAGAAGTAATTGAAGGAACTGATATTATTATAGCAACTGGTTCAAAACCATCAAACTTACCTTTTATCAACATTGATAAAGAGCGAGTGATAACATCTACTGAAGCTTTAAAATTAAAAGAAGTACCAAAACATTTATTAGTAATTGGTGGTGGAGTAATTGGTTTAGAGTTAGGTTCTGTATATAAAAGATTAGGTGCAGATGTTACTGTAATTGAATATATGGACAAGATTGTTCCAGGAATGGATGCTGATGTTTCTAAAGAATTACAAAAAGTTTTCAAAAAGCAAGGCATTAAGTTTGCAACAAGTCATAAAGTGAATTCTGTTGAAAGAAATGGCGATACTATTGTTGTAAAAGCTACTGATAAAAAAGATAGAGAAATTGAATTTTCTGGAGATTATTGCTTGGTTTCTGTAGGAAGAAAAGCATATACAGAAGGTTTAGGTTTAGAAAAAGTTGGTGTGGAAGTAAACGAACGTGGACAAGTAACCATAAACGACCATTTACAAACTAACGTAAAAAATATTTATGCAATTGGTGATGTTGTAAAAGGTGCAATGTTGGCTCATAAAGCTGAAGAAGAAGGTGTTGTAGTAGCAGAATATTTAGCTGGTGAAAAACCACATATCAATTATAATTTGATTCCTGGAATTGTGTATACATGGCCAGAAGCTGCTGCAGTTGGTAAAACTGAAGAGGAATTAAAAGAAGCAAAAATTGATTATAAAGCTGGTAAATTTTCGATGCGTGCTTTAGGAAGATCTAGAGCAAGTGGAGATTTAGATGGTTTTGTAAAAGTTTTAGCTGATAAAAAAACAGATGAAATTTTAGGAGTTCATATGGTTGGCGCAAGAGTTGCAGATTTAATTATGGAAGCTGCAGTTGCTATGGAATATAGAGCATCAGCAGAAGATTTAGCAAGAATTTGTCATGGTCACCCAACCTATTCTGAAGCTGTTAAAGAAGCTGCAAAAGCTGCTTGGGATGGAAAACCATTGAATGCTTAATATAAAATAAAACTAATAATCAGACCTCACAGGTTTCTTGTGCTGAACTTGATTCAGTATCTGAACCTGTGAGGTCTTGTCATTTAAATATGCAAAGAACTACAAAAACTTTTTCTGTTGATAATATCTCAAAATTTAAAGAGAATTTACTCTTTTGGGCACAACAATTTGAAACT
It includes:
- a CDS encoding M3 family metallopeptidase, producing the protein MNPLLQDFNTAPFSKIKAEHYKPAIKKGIEIAKAEIDAIVNNTDAPTFENTTVALDFSGDKLSRITSIFFNLNSAETNDEIQKIAQEVSPWLSEFSNDITLNEELFKRVKSVFDDKENLDLSPEQKMLLDKQYKGFARNGANLNNADKTKLREIDAKLSKLSLQFGENVLAETNAFEMHLTDEKDVSGLPESVKEAAHQLAKEQEKEGYIFTLQYPSYIPFLTYADNRELRKEMAIAAGKKAFQDNKFNNEKNVLEIVNLRQQRANLLGYKTHAHFVLEERMAVSPEKVIAFSNNLLTKAKPAAKKEFENLEKFAKNLDGIDQLQKWDGAYYSEKLKKELFDLDQEILKPYFKLENVIDGVFEIANRLYDLNFEEVFNIDKYHPEVKTYNVTDSKGNFISVFYADYHPRKGKRNGAWMTSYKSQYVKDGVNERPHVSIVCNFTKPTATKPSLLTFNEVTTLFHEFGHALHGMLANTTYNSLSGTSVSWDFVELPSQIFENWCYEKEALELFAKHYETGEIIPMKYVEKIKESASFHEGMQTLRQLSFGLLDMKWHSENPSAIKSIKEFENDAFADTKLYPDVAENAMSTSFSHIFQGGYSAGYYSYKWAEVLDADAFEYFLEKGIFNKEVATKFKENILSKGGTEKPMELYKRFRGQEPKPDALLKRAGLI
- the purE gene encoding 5-(carboxyamino)imidazole ribonucleotide mutase, with translation MIGIIMGSDSDLPIMQEAIDILESFDIAIEVDIVSAHRTPEKLVEYSKNAHLRGIKVIIAGAGGAAHLPGMVASMSPLPVIGVPVKSRNSIDGWDSVLSILQMPGGVPVATVALDGAKNAGILAAQIIGTSDKCVLDKIITYKEGLKLKVEQAAKRIQNS
- the lpdA gene encoding dihydrolipoyl dehydrogenase, translated to MKYDIIVIGSGPGGYIAAIRASQLGKKVAIIEKYSTLGGTCLNVGCIPSKALLDSSHHFYDAVHHFEEHGISVEKPSFDFTKMVARKASVVETTTGGIKYLMDKNNIDVFEGLGSFEDATHVKIAKNDGSSEVIEGTDIIIATGSKPSNLPFINIDKERVITSTEALKLKEVPKHLLVIGGGVIGLELGSVYKRLGADVTVIEYMDKIVPGMDADVSKELQKVFKKQGIKFATSHKVNSVERNGDTIVVKATDKKDREIEFSGDYCLVSVGRKAYTEGLGLEKVGVEVNERGQVTINDHLQTNVKNIYAIGDVVKGAMLAHKAEEEGVVVAEYLAGEKPHINYNLIPGIVYTWPEAAAVGKTEEELKEAKIDYKAGKFSMRALGRSRASGDLDGFVKVLADKKTDEILGVHMVGARVADLIMEAAVAMEYRASAEDLARICHGHPTYSEAVKEAAKAAWDGKPLNA
- a CDS encoding carboxypeptidase-like regulatory domain-containing protein codes for the protein MKNKILLLYLLFSVSISSQIVIKGTVYQNNEPLENVAVYLNSTMLGTTTNGKGEFSLPVKEGHYELIVSYLGFKKINYTLNTQDYKKPLKFYLEEEESVLGEVIIRKSIYDRAWRKNLKIFEKNFIGESKLAKHCKIVNPKDIYFKYDENKKILQAFARKPIIIENKGLGYSIVYELVYFYRSEEYTSYLGYSKYQELEGNKRKIKYWERKRLEAYNGSPRHFYKSLLENNLMEDGFRVDLFERIPNPKRPSEEEVEKAKEILGENIKIPRNWYIEDKKILTAKDSAMIVLNNNNLPLYEHTTYDFNIERSRIIGFYKNTNYLLFEDNMLVYYIREEKEQAFLETQTFEEKELSIFQPSLVIPIKKPVILNDNGTLKNPLNVMYFGYWSYEKFANSLPLNYDPTFSKQ
- a CDS encoding Rieske 2Fe-2S domain-containing protein, producing MYKKIILLVCITLFVNCSDTTNLTNCIRSINLSTVTDLNNPSMINAQTPGGFAELPGGVKGILLFNKNGTDFVAFDKLCPKNECTTPMVLEGRVLTCSCHESKYSVDFGGAPQTDGFECPAIEYKVTKNGSTIRISNF
- a CDS encoding 5-(carboxyamino)imidazole ribonucleotide synthase yields the protein MKNYFSSNFKLGILGGGQLGRMLLAETQKFDIHTSILESNKNAPCAEICNTFVVGDLLDFEAVYNFGKTVDVLTIEIENVNLDALDKLEDEGLTIYPKPRDLRIIQSKARQKNFYVDHQIPTAEFSHYAYLQELIHSYENDIIDFPFVWKAARFGYDGNGVKIVRNITDLQSLPKVECITEKLIPFKNELAVIVARNAAGETKTYPVVEMEFHPEANQVEYVICPARIDFKVAEKAREVALNVVSKLDFVGLLAVEMFQTADDKILVNEVAPRPHNSGHYSIEASYTNQFEQHLRAVLNLPLGNTASKVAGIMVNLVGEEGFSGDVIYENIEEILKIDGVTPHIYGKKETRPFRKMGHVTIVNADIDKAREIAQKVKETIRVISK
- a CDS encoding glycosyltransferase — its product is MKQHILILGTVWVEPNSSAAGSRMLQLIELFLNENYKVTFASTAQKSEKATNLTSLHVDEVTIELNSTSFDDFIIELKPTIVLFDRFMTEEQFGWRVAENCSNALRILDTEDLHFLRKVRHQQLKKGEDFTNEALLKSNDTKREIASILRCDLSLIISTYEMDLLKSVFKIDANILYYLPFLLDKIDEHQSKKWKTFEQREHFVFIGNFFHKPNVDAVITLKNAIWSEIREYLPKAEVHIYGAYVNQQIQELHNKKEGFIVKGFAENSTEVIENARVLLAPLRFGAGIKGKLTEAMVCGTPSVTTTIGAEGMCDRFPWPGFVNDKFSDFALMAAELYRNKEMWQVSQETGINIINYVFDKEKLSPVFINRIIEIQDNLENHRTQNFLGSLLQHQTLQATKFMSKWIEVKNSHQ
- a CDS encoding heme-binding domain-containing protein → MKILKKIGIALLLILIIAQFFGPEKNDGNIDTVNAFVAETNPTEEVLTIMKTSCFDCHSAKTNYPWYNSITPVNYWLDEHIKDGKKHLDFSKWSEYSLKKKEHKMDELHEEVEKGEMPLDSYTWTHDEANLTQEQVDAIVTWGKKVQAEYKQQMSAE